From a single Bacillus gobiensis genomic region:
- a CDS encoding NAD(P)/FAD-dependent oxidoreductase → MLDCAIIGGGPAGLNAALVLGRARRKVALFDDNKPRNAVTRESHGFLTRDGVSPREIKSIAHKEISRYQTVELHKSRVTNVTKNNSSFEIETDKGDRFHAKTILLATGLKEQLPDIDKIQEYYGRSLFCCPYCDGWELKDKPLVVISRGDHLYHLATTVWNWSHDLLVCTNGNENNLATEELNLLRSKGIHVKEEKIRTLKGENGELKSIVFENREEIKREGGFITPHVVQAVKFGEYLGCETTRLGGIQTDEVGRTNIKGVYAAGDSAIIAPAQVVIAAAEGSRAAIGINTDLIEKEFMDI, encoded by the coding sequence ATGCTTGATTGCGCAATTATTGGCGGTGGTCCTGCTGGATTAAATGCTGCCCTCGTCCTTGGTCGAGCCAGACGAAAAGTGGCATTGTTCGATGACAATAAGCCGCGAAACGCTGTGACGCGTGAGTCGCACGGATTTCTTACGAGAGATGGAGTAAGTCCCCGGGAAATCAAAAGCATTGCCCATAAAGAAATCAGCCGTTACCAAACGGTGGAGCTTCACAAAAGCCGGGTGACGAATGTGACGAAAAATAACTCTTCTTTTGAAATTGAAACAGATAAAGGAGACAGGTTTCACGCCAAAACCATTCTTCTGGCGACCGGGTTAAAGGAGCAGCTTCCTGATATCGATAAGATACAAGAATACTATGGAAGAAGCTTGTTTTGCTGTCCTTATTGTGACGGATGGGAGCTGAAAGATAAGCCTTTAGTGGTTATCTCCCGGGGTGACCACCTGTATCATTTGGCAACCACAGTCTGGAACTGGAGCCATGACCTGCTCGTTTGTACAAACGGAAATGAAAACAATCTTGCAACAGAAGAATTAAATCTTCTGAGAAGTAAAGGAATTCATGTGAAAGAAGAAAAAATCCGTACGCTCAAAGGGGAGAACGGGGAATTAAAAAGCATTGTGTTTGAAAATAGGGAAGAGATCAAGCGAGAAGGCGGATTTATTACTCCGCACGTCGTCCAGGCCGTGAAATTTGGCGAATATTTAGGCTGCGAAACCACAAGGCTTGGCGGGATTCAAACAGATGAGGTAGGCAGGACCAATATTAAAGGCGTATACGCTGCGGGAGACTCTGCCATTATCGCTCCGGCACAAGTAGTCATAGCAGCAGCTGAAGGAAGCAGAGCGGCAATCGGGATTAATACGGATTTAATTGAGAAGGAATTTATGGATATATGA
- a CDS encoding response regulator transcription factor — protein MTTILVVDDDLHIRELVSTMMKQSGFSVIEASNGKQAIDRLADDKVDLMIVDVMMPYMDGFEVSKAVRDYTDLPILMLTAKGETIDKVRGLAVGADDYLVKPFEPLELEARVKALLRRYHITTAKQLKIGTITLYEDSHSATNEKGETFNLPRREFELLYKLASYPKKTFSREQLIDDIWGFEFEGDERTVDVHVKRLREKFPEPAVAFSIRTIRGLGYRLEISQ, from the coding sequence GTGACAACGATATTAGTCGTCGATGATGACCTGCATATTCGGGAGCTTGTGAGCACGATGATGAAACAGTCTGGTTTTTCCGTTATTGAAGCAAGCAATGGAAAACAAGCGATTGACCGATTAGCAGATGACAAGGTTGATTTGATGATCGTAGATGTCATGATGCCATACATGGATGGATTTGAAGTGAGTAAGGCAGTTAGGGACTATACCGATCTGCCTATTTTAATGCTGACAGCAAAAGGTGAAACGATAGATAAGGTGAGGGGCTTAGCAGTTGGAGCCGATGATTATCTCGTGAAGCCTTTTGAGCCGCTTGAGCTTGAAGCCAGGGTCAAAGCGCTCCTTAGGCGCTATCACATTACTACAGCCAAACAGCTTAAAATAGGTACAATTACGCTCTATGAGGATTCTCATTCTGCAACGAATGAGAAAGGAGAAACCTTCAACTTGCCGCGGCGTGAATTTGAATTGCTTTACAAATTGGCGAGCTATCCCAAAAAAACATTTTCAAGAGAACAACTAATCGATGATATATGGGGATTTGAGTTTGAAGGGGACGAAAGGACAGTCGATGTTCATGTGAAGAGGCTTCGGGAGAAATTCCCTGAGCCGGCTGTCGCTTTTTCGATTCGGACAATTCGCGGCCTAGGATATAGGCTGGAGATAAGCCAATGA
- a CDS encoding MerR family transcriptional regulator produces the protein MTDKFESMPLLDFDLLKKLVVGIGEVSEITGVPTRKLRYWEEKAIIQSEKDGEGITRRYNYLNIKKILLIQELLDEGYTLDAAAKKVETRMKTINDVFLKLTEAASENKNDE, from the coding sequence GTGACCGATAAATTTGAATCAATGCCATTACTTGATTTTGACTTACTTAAAAAGCTTGTTGTTGGTATAGGTGAAGTATCTGAAATCACTGGAGTTCCGACAAGAAAATTAAGGTATTGGGAAGAAAAAGCGATTATCCAGTCTGAAAAAGATGGCGAAGGCATTACACGCAGATATAATTATTTAAATATAAAAAAAATACTTTTGATTCAAGAGTTACTCGACGAAGGATATACCTTGGATGCAGCAGCAAAAAAGGTTGAAACAAGAATGAAAACGATAAATGATGTCTTTCTCAAATTGACTGAGGCTGCCTCTGAAAATAAGAATGATGAATAA
- a CDS encoding dienelactone hydrolase family protein, with product MAKERIAIIVIHEIYGVNQHIKDVKVFLEKSGAAVYTPDLLSIEEPFAYSKEEKAYANFMENVGFEKGARQIERLIYQLKQQFDHVGIIGFSVGATIAWLCSTFHELSFAVCCYGSRIRSYTSIEPNCPVLLIFPAHEQSFDPEALIENLKQKRNEKITIQQFSGSHGFIDPYSDKYEALAAEKALRLMEEFIYRLC from the coding sequence GTGGCGAAAGAACGTATTGCCATCATTGTAATCCACGAAATTTATGGTGTGAATCAGCATATTAAGGACGTGAAGGTTTTTTTAGAGAAGTCAGGAGCTGCAGTTTATACTCCAGATTTACTTAGTATTGAGGAACCTTTTGCCTATAGTAAAGAAGAAAAAGCATATGCAAATTTTATGGAGAATGTTGGTTTCGAAAAAGGAGCCCGGCAAATCGAGAGGCTTATTTACCAGTTAAAACAGCAGTTTGATCATGTTGGAATCATTGGATTTAGTGTGGGAGCAACGATTGCTTGGCTTTGCAGCACATTTCATGAGTTAAGCTTTGCCGTCTGCTGTTACGGCTCACGCATCAGAAGCTACACAAGCATAGAGCCGAATTGTCCGGTACTTCTTATTTTCCCTGCCCACGAACAGTCATTTGACCCTGAAGCTCTGATCGAAAACCTTAAGCAAAAACGAAACGAAAAAATCACGATACAGCAATTTTCAGGCAGCCACGGTTTTATAGATCCATATAGTGACAAATATGAAGCTTTGGCAGCAGAGAAAGCACTTCGTTTGATGGAAGAGTTTATTTATAGGCTTTGTTAA
- a CDS encoding TetR/AcrR family transcriptional regulator, giving the protein MPKLVDHNKRKEQIAEATWRTILKKGMEGATVRNIAKEAGLSLGSLRHYFSTQDELLVFAMNLVEERVTDRINKIATQDIPLKEKILKILLEIVPTNQETMAEMEVWFAFTFHMRHRNNKLKDHDDKILLGMKNIVNYLHESRLLIDHLDKDTEAERLYALVDGLALHAMLEPERVNQQRVLTVLESHLHSICTDELRE; this is encoded by the coding sequence ATGCCAAAACTAGTAGATCATAACAAACGAAAAGAACAAATTGCAGAAGCGACTTGGAGAACTATTTTAAAAAAGGGAATGGAAGGAGCGACCGTACGAAATATTGCAAAGGAAGCCGGTTTATCACTCGGTTCGCTGCGACATTATTTTTCCACTCAGGATGAATTGCTTGTGTTTGCAATGAACCTCGTTGAGGAAAGAGTGACAGACCGTATTAATAAGATAGCAACACAAGATATACCTTTGAAAGAAAAAATCCTGAAAATATTGCTTGAAATCGTACCGACGAATCAAGAAACAATGGCAGAAATGGAAGTGTGGTTTGCCTTTACTTTTCACATGAGACATCGGAATAATAAACTCAAGGATCACGACGATAAAATATTGCTCGGTATGAAAAACATTGTGAATTACCTACACGAGTCGCGCCTTCTTATAGACCATTTAGATAAAGATACGGAAGCTGAAAGACTTTATGCGTTGGTCGACGGTTTGGCGCTGCACGCGATGCTTGAGCCGGAACGCGTGAATCAACAGCGGGTTCTAACTGTATTAGAAAGTCATTTGCATTCGATCTGTACTGATGAATTAAGGGAATGA
- a CDS encoding ABC transporter ATP-binding protein yields MQKQESNQQGKFGAFFQLVKKTNPSYGKLAFAIVLSIITTLVSLMIPLMTKDLVDGFSTSSFSAGQIALVAVVFIVQALLSAYATYALNYSGQKIIAGLRDLLWRKLVRLPVSYFDNKASGETISRITNDTLIVKELITNHITGFITGAISIIGSLVILLIMNWRLTLIVFIVVPLAAAIMIPIGRKMFLISRETQDETAQFTGLLNHILPEIRLVKSSNAEAIEYKRGKNGIDKLFKLGLREAKVQSLVMPLMTLVIMAALVTVIGYGGMQVSSGVITAGALVAFILYLFQIIMPIGQITQFFTQLQKSLGATERMIEILGEKEEDLDSGLPVTDAKESLFLKDLSFSYKSGSPVIKNINAEIAAGKVTAIVGPSGGGKTTLFKLLERYYEPTEGMISLGDERISRYSLESWRKQIGYVSQESPLIAGTIRENICYGLDRDVSDQELEEAAKMSYALKFIQELPNTFDTEVGERGIMLSGGQRQRIAIARALLRNPQILMLDEATSSLDSQSEQSVQEALDTLMVGRTTIIIAHRLSTVIDADQLLFVENGEITGRGTHAELMESHELYRQFATQQLKINADLEERAG; encoded by the coding sequence ATGCAAAAACAAGAATCAAACCAACAAGGCAAGTTTGGCGCCTTTTTTCAATTAGTAAAAAAGACGAATCCATCCTACGGAAAGCTTGCTTTTGCGATTGTCTTAAGCATTATTACGACGCTTGTCAGCTTAATGATCCCATTAATGACAAAGGATCTTGTTGACGGATTTTCAACGTCGTCATTTTCCGCCGGCCAAATTGCTTTAGTTGCTGTCGTCTTTATTGTTCAGGCGTTGCTAAGCGCTTATGCCACGTATGCTTTGAATTACAGCGGACAGAAAATCATTGCAGGACTCCGTGATTTATTATGGAGAAAATTGGTCAGGCTGCCGGTATCATATTTTGATAATAAGGCATCTGGTGAGACTATCAGCAGGATAACTAACGATACGTTGATTGTAAAAGAATTAATTACAAACCACATTACGGGCTTTATTACCGGGGCGATATCGATAATCGGTTCTTTAGTAATTTTATTGATAATGAACTGGAGGCTGACACTGATTGTCTTCATCGTTGTTCCGCTCGCCGCAGCTATTATGATTCCGATTGGACGCAAGATGTTTCTTATTTCAAGAGAAACACAGGACGAAACGGCACAATTCACCGGTTTGCTTAATCACATTTTGCCGGAAATTCGTCTCGTGAAGTCGTCCAATGCCGAAGCGATCGAATATAAACGCGGCAAAAATGGAATTGATAAATTGTTCAAACTAGGGCTTCGGGAAGCGAAGGTCCAATCGCTCGTTATGCCGCTTATGACTCTAGTTATTATGGCTGCCCTTGTTACCGTCATCGGCTACGGTGGCATGCAGGTTTCATCCGGTGTTATCACTGCCGGTGCATTGGTTGCCTTTATCTTATACTTATTTCAAATCATCATGCCGATCGGACAGATCACGCAATTTTTCACCCAGCTGCAAAAATCATTGGGAGCTACAGAGCGTATGATTGAAATTTTGGGTGAAAAGGAAGAAGATTTGGATAGCGGCTTGCCGGTCACCGATGCTAAGGAATCACTTTTTTTGAAAGATTTATCATTTTCCTATAAATCAGGCAGTCCCGTGATCAAAAATATAAATGCCGAGATTGCTGCTGGAAAAGTTACAGCGATTGTCGGCCCAAGCGGCGGTGGAAAAACAACTTTATTTAAACTGCTTGAAAGGTACTACGAGCCGACCGAGGGAATGATTTCTCTAGGAGATGAGCGCATTTCACGATACTCTCTTGAATCTTGGCGCAAACAAATTGGGTATGTCTCACAAGAAAGCCCATTAATTGCAGGGACCATCCGCGAAAATATCTGTTATGGTTTAGATCGTGATGTTTCTGATCAGGAGCTTGAAGAAGCAGCTAAGATGTCATATGCATTGAAATTTATTCAAGAACTTCCGAATACGTTTGACACAGAAGTGGGCGAACGTGGGATTATGCTCTCCGGAGGCCAGCGTCAGCGGATTGCCATCGCTCGTGCACTGCTTCGCAATCCACAGATATTGATGCTAGATGAAGCAACATCAAGTCTTGACAGCCAGTCGGAGCAATCTGTTCAAGAAGCACTGGACACTTTGATGGTTGGCCGGACTACGATCATAATTGCCCATCGACTTTCGACGGTGATCGATGCGGATCAGCTTTTATTTGTTGAAAATGGTGAGATCACCGGCCGAGGGACGCATGCAGAATTAATGGAAAGCCACGAGCTGTATCGTCAATTTGCAACTCAGCAGCTTAAAATCAATGCCGATTTAGAAGAACGTGCCGGCTAA
- a CDS encoding sensor histidine kinase, whose product MRVRRFGASIIGLVCASIFWLLANVIVSQLGEWLSISMNKYVEQIGSLWLMFLLMGLTIFIISRSARHEQLKIWNQMSDTIKRIAAGDFSAKIQSDSKDMKNSRHPVTKLVNQINHLAVELNEMEKIKQEFISNVSHEFQTPLTSLKGFAHLLKNPDISEENRIYYLSIIEAETMRLSKMSENLLKLTALEQQVEPIEKARFSLDKQLRRIILLCEPHWTEKNIEIDLDTSPVNIDGDEGLLNQVWTNIIHNAIKFTKEGGVIAVQVKQAPAHVIVEIKDDGIGMTEDQVQRVFERFYKADKSRNAGGSGLGLSIVQKIIELHEGQVEVESDYGKGTLFRVKLPKVD is encoded by the coding sequence ATGAGGGTTCGCCGGTTTGGAGCAAGTATCATTGGTCTCGTATGTGCATCGATCTTTTGGCTTCTTGCCAATGTAATCGTCAGTCAATTAGGGGAATGGCTTTCGATTTCTATGAACAAATATGTCGAACAAATTGGTTCATTATGGCTGATGTTTTTGTTGATGGGACTGACAATCTTTATTATTTCTCGTTCGGCGCGCCATGAACAATTAAAGATATGGAATCAAATGTCTGACACGATTAAACGAATAGCGGCAGGTGATTTTTCAGCGAAGATCCAAAGTGATTCTAAAGATATGAAAAACAGCAGGCATCCCGTCACAAAGCTGGTCAATCAAATTAATCACCTCGCTGTTGAATTAAACGAAATGGAAAAAATCAAGCAAGAATTTATTTCTAATGTTTCTCATGAATTTCAGACGCCGTTAACCTCGTTGAAAGGATTTGCCCATTTATTAAAAAATCCTGATATATCTGAGGAAAATCGTATCTATTATTTATCTATCATTGAAGCAGAAACGATGCGATTGTCGAAGATGAGCGAAAATCTTTTGAAGCTGACTGCGCTGGAACAGCAGGTAGAGCCAATCGAAAAAGCCAGATTCAGCCTAGACAAGCAGCTGAGGCGAATTATATTACTATGTGAGCCTCATTGGACAGAAAAAAACATTGAAATCGATCTTGATACCTCTCCGGTAAATATTGATGGAGATGAGGGGCTGCTTAATCAAGTATGGACAAACATCATTCATAATGCCATTAAATTCACTAAAGAAGGGGGAGTTATTGCCGTACAAGTAAAACAGGCACCAGCTCATGTTATCGTGGAAATCAAAGACGATGGCATTGGGATGACGGAGGATCAGGTGCAGCGGGTATTTGAACGTTTTTATAAGGCAGATAAATCGAGAAACGCCGGCGGAAGCGGTCTCGGCCTTTCTATTGTACAAAAAATTATCGAGCTGCATGAGGGACAGGTAGAAGTAGAAAGCGACTATGGCAAAGGAACCTTATTCCGGGTGAAGCTTCCGAAGGTTGACTAG
- a CDS encoding VOC family protein, whose translation MNYHSHPHTFVNQVDIKVQNLERSLAFYQNVIGFQLLEQADNKAFLTADGKTPLLIIEQPEYVIPKQPRKTGLYHFALLLPSRPDLASVLNHLIEIGYPLQGASDHLVSEALYLGDPDGNGIEIYADRPSSLWDWNDKEVVMATKALDADGLLAEGKGLQWAGLPAGTLLGHIHLHVSEMENTKEFYTKGLGFQIVSRYGNQVLFLSTGGYHHHIGLNTWNGVGAQKPAENSVGLKSFSLVLPDEETRKKTIEQLTTIGAAVKKENDIVITHDPSGNQIQLIV comes from the coding sequence ATGAACTACCACAGTCATCCGCATACGTTCGTAAACCAGGTTGACATAAAGGTGCAAAATCTGGAACGGTCGCTTGCTTTTTATCAAAACGTAATCGGATTTCAGCTTTTGGAACAAGCGGACAATAAAGCGTTTCTTACGGCAGATGGAAAAACACCTTTGTTAATCATCGAACAGCCTGAATATGTGATTCCGAAACAGCCTCGTAAAACCGGCTTGTACCATTTTGCGCTTCTTCTGCCTTCACGCCCCGATTTAGCAAGCGTGTTAAATCATTTGATTGAAATCGGCTATCCATTACAAGGTGCTTCAGACCATCTTGTAAGTGAAGCGCTATATTTAGGAGATCCTGATGGGAATGGGATTGAAATTTATGCAGACCGGCCGTCCTCTCTCTGGGATTGGAACGATAAAGAAGTAGTCATGGCAACCAAGGCTTTAGATGCAGACGGTCTTTTGGCAGAGGGAAAAGGGCTGCAATGGGCCGGCCTTCCTGCCGGGACGTTATTGGGACATATTCATTTACACGTGTCCGAGATGGAAAATACGAAAGAGTTCTACACAAAAGGCCTCGGCTTCCAAATCGTCAGCCGCTATGGAAATCAGGTGCTCTTTCTATCGACAGGAGGGTACCACCATCATATTGGATTAAATACTTGGAATGGGGTAGGTGCACAGAAGCCTGCTGAAAATAGTGTAGGTTTGAAATCATTTTCGCTAGTTCTTCCAGACGAGGAAACGAGAAAGAAAACGATCGAACAGCTCACGACTATCGGAGCGGCGGTAAAAAAAGAGAATGACATCGTAATCACGCACGATCCATCTGGAAATCAAATTCAATTAATTGTATGA
- the mbcS gene encoding acyl-CoA synthetase MbcS, with the protein MLNLNDLLPDNEYNLIDEIEKYSSEQTAIKWLNEQGDRQEISYAQLLKQVNKQANVLTELELKKGDHVLVIMPRLIDAYVTYLACFKTGIVVIPSSEMLRAKDIEYRLNHGEIKAVISYHLFTGEVDKVKDTPATLKRKISIGGEVSGWLQMEELMENAADSFDTVPTLKDDTLLMSYTSGTTGQPKAVVHSHGWAYAHLRVAGKEWLDISETDTVWATAAPGWQKWVWSPLLSILGCGATGFVYNGKFNPEKYLELLQDEEINVLCCTPTEYRYMAKIDELEKYNLPMLHSAVSAGEPLNAEVITIFKNKLGVQVRDGYGQTENTLLIGTLKGVEPRLGSMGKPMLEGFVEIVDENGVPCEVGETGDIAVLKNLPSLFKGYFKEPERTERTIRGDYYITGDRATKDEDNYYWFQGRGDDVIISSGYTIGPFEVEDALVKHPMVKECAVVASPDEFRGTVVKAFIVLTQPVENEEKLMKELQTHAKTLTAPYKYPRRIEFVQDLPKTNSGKIRRVELREQELRKYLK; encoded by the coding sequence GTGCTTAATTTAAATGATTTACTCCCAGATAATGAATATAATTTAATAGATGAAATTGAGAAATATTCTTCGGAACAAACAGCAATAAAATGGCTGAATGAACAAGGAGACAGGCAGGAGATATCATATGCTCAATTGCTAAAGCAGGTTAACAAGCAGGCTAACGTCTTGACTGAGCTTGAATTGAAAAAAGGAGATCACGTCCTTGTGATTATGCCAAGGTTGATTGACGCTTATGTTACTTATTTGGCTTGCTTTAAAACGGGAATCGTAGTGATTCCGTCTTCTGAAATGCTCCGTGCCAAGGATATTGAGTATCGCTTAAACCATGGAGAAATAAAAGCGGTTATTTCATATCACTTATTCACTGGTGAAGTAGACAAGGTGAAGGATACCCCGGCAACGCTGAAACGGAAAATTTCTATCGGCGGAGAGGTCAGCGGATGGCTGCAAATGGAGGAATTGATGGAAAATGCGGCTGACAGCTTTGATACGGTTCCGACATTAAAAGACGATACCCTTTTGATGTCCTACACCTCAGGAACGACCGGACAGCCGAAAGCAGTGGTCCATAGCCACGGGTGGGCTTATGCACATTTACGGGTAGCTGGAAAGGAATGGCTTGATATTAGTGAAACAGATACCGTATGGGCAACAGCTGCGCCAGGCTGGCAAAAATGGGTGTGGAGCCCGCTGTTATCAATTCTCGGCTGCGGTGCAACCGGATTTGTTTATAACGGGAAATTTAATCCTGAGAAATATTTAGAGCTTTTGCAGGATGAAGAAATCAATGTTCTATGTTGTACTCCGACAGAATATCGCTATATGGCTAAAATTGATGAACTTGAAAAATACAATTTGCCAATGCTTCATAGTGCGGTGTCAGCAGGAGAGCCGCTCAACGCGGAAGTAATTACGATCTTTAAAAACAAGCTCGGCGTTCAAGTAAGGGATGGATACGGGCAAACTGAAAACACCTTATTGATCGGTACGCTTAAAGGAGTCGAGCCCAGACTGGGAAGCATGGGAAAACCGATGCTCGAAGGCTTCGTTGAAATTGTTGATGAAAACGGAGTGCCGTGCGAGGTCGGAGAAACTGGCGACATTGCGGTCCTAAAGAATCTGCCATCATTGTTTAAAGGCTATTTTAAGGAGCCTGAGCGGACAGAAAGAACGATTAGAGGCGATTACTATATCACAGGTGACCGCGCTACGAAGGATGAAGACAATTATTATTGGTTCCAAGGGCGCGGTGACGATGTCATTATCAGCTCGGGCTATACCATCGGGCCATTCGAAGTGGAGGATGCATTGGTCAAGCATCCGATGGTGAAAGAATGTGCAGTCGTTGCGAGCCCGGATGAGTTTCGCGGAACCGTAGTTAAGGCGTTTATCGTTTTGACGCAGCCTGTAGAGAATGAAGAGAAGCTGATGAAGGAGTTGCAGACGCACGCAAAGACGTTAACAGCTCCATATAAATACCCAAGACGTATCGAATTTGTTCAAGATCTGCCTAAAACGAATTCAGGAAAAATCAGAAGGGTTGAATTACGCGAGCAAGAGCTGCGTAAATATTTGAAGTAA
- a CDS encoding DoxX family protein, with the protein MTVLASLGLLLIRIVAGLTFAAHGTQKLFGWFGGQGIDKTAEGFESMGLKPGKTMAVLGGLGELAGGLLFALGFLMPLSAVIITITMLVAIFTAHAGKGYWNAQNGCEYNVHIIIVAIGVTLIGPGLYSIDYLLFS; encoded by the coding sequence ATGACCGTATTAGCTAGTTTGGGTTTACTATTGATTCGGATTGTAGCAGGACTCACCTTTGCAGCTCACGGTACGCAAAAACTATTCGGCTGGTTCGGCGGTCAAGGAATAGACAAAACAGCGGAAGGTTTTGAATCTATGGGGCTTAAACCTGGAAAAACAATGGCAGTTCTGGGTGGACTAGGTGAATTGGCAGGAGGGTTACTTTTCGCCTTAGGGTTCTTAATGCCGCTTTCCGCCGTGATAATCACGATTACGATGCTCGTTGCTATTTTTACCGCACATGCAGGGAAAGGCTATTGGAATGCCCAAAACGGTTGTGAATATAATGTTCATATTATTATTGTGGCAATAGGGGTAACGCTTATTGGACCAGGGCTCTATTCCATTGATTATCTTCTTTTTAGTTAA
- a CDS encoding MFS transporter — translation MDIAKDLNEAKTRVSYPLITLILFWCGLVVLSSLYIMLPLLSIFSDVFHVEPGQAAWTSSSFSLCYAVGLLFFGTLSERYGRKQIIVYGLCALAVVTLLTGLANSLALIIVLRGIQGFAASTFAPAALAYIAERFPIEKRVTTIGFVTTGFLMAGIAGQVLSSIVSQASDWNSVFFILGAIYFITAFFAALFIPKQTNAAQTSTIADSFRKMARLLQNRSLIFCYSITFMLLFTFVGMYTALGSFLTGSNFGLTGQEILYIRSIGIIGILLSPFAGKFVSAFGLGKVLKTGLLAAVLGLAMLGAGSNLAFLIGMTVVFVAGIAVVVPTLISLVGMHGGKERGAAVTLYMFILFIGASIGPVITVALLNTGSYVLTFEMLALLLGIGFILSLLIKIPTQK, via the coding sequence TTGGACATTGCAAAAGATCTTAATGAAGCGAAAACGCGGGTATCTTATCCACTGATAACACTAATTTTGTTTTGGTGCGGCTTAGTCGTTCTCTCTAGTCTCTATATTATGCTGCCGCTGCTTTCTATTTTCTCAGATGTTTTTCATGTTGAACCAGGCCAGGCAGCATGGACCAGCAGTTCATTCTCATTATGCTACGCCGTCGGTTTGTTATTTTTCGGAACCCTTTCAGAAAGATATGGACGCAAGCAAATTATTGTATACGGACTTTGTGCGCTTGCTGTCGTTACTTTGCTCACCGGATTAGCCAATAGCTTAGCGTTAATCATCGTTCTTCGGGGCATACAAGGATTTGCTGCATCGACTTTTGCTCCTGCCGCCCTGGCGTATATAGCAGAACGATTTCCTATAGAAAAACGAGTCACGACAATTGGTTTTGTGACCACGGGATTTTTAATGGCAGGCATTGCAGGCCAGGTATTAAGCAGCATCGTAAGTCAAGCATCTGACTGGAACTCAGTTTTTTTTATATTAGGTGCTATTTATTTCATAACCGCTTTCTTCGCAGCATTGTTCATACCTAAACAAACAAATGCTGCCCAAACATCAACAATCGCTGACTCCTTTCGTAAAATGGCGCGTTTATTGCAAAATCGGTCATTGATCTTCTGTTATTCGATTACGTTTATGCTTTTGTTTACTTTCGTAGGAATGTATACCGCTTTAGGAAGCTTCTTAACAGGCTCGAATTTTGGTTTAACCGGCCAAGAAATATTGTACATCAGATCCATAGGCATTATCGGTATACTTTTGTCACCCTTTGCCGGCAAATTTGTTTCTGCCTTTGGACTCGGCAAAGTGTTAAAGACTGGATTACTGGCGGCAGTACTGGGTTTAGCAATGCTTGGTGCTGGTTCAAACCTAGCCTTTCTGATTGGGATGACTGTCGTATTTGTTGCCGGAATTGCAGTTGTCGTTCCTACACTGATTTCGTTAGTCGGCATGCACGGAGGGAAAGAACGCGGAGCGGCTGTAACGCTATACATGTTTATTTTATTTATCGGAGCTTCCATCGGGCCGGTTATTACTGTGGCATTATTAAATACAGGAAGCTACGTCTTAACCTTTGAAATGCTGGCTCTATTACTGGGAATCGGTTTTATATTATCACTTTTGATTAAAATCCCCACTCAAAAATAA
- a CDS encoding YjcZ family sporulation protein, producing MGYNSGGSNFAIILVLFILLVIVGVAFLN from the coding sequence ATGGGTTATAACTCCGGTGGTTCAAATTTTGCGATCATTCTTGTTCTGTTCATTTTACTAGTTATTGTAGGTGTAGCTTTCTTGAACTAG